From Erigeron canadensis isolate Cc75 chromosome 8, C_canadensis_v1, whole genome shotgun sequence, one genomic window encodes:
- the LOC122578161 gene encoding uncharacterized protein LOC122578161, whose protein sequence is MVSTAISQLPSFSASPSLYFNLTTKIHRPAATFFSRFHNLSTKPFTVVASTSLDYPTEKSSISSKTSNWLWKYKDNSIKIHYEEHANDSNGPSKNILMMPTISDVSTVEEWRLVAKDIIQQSGNANWRATIVDWPGLGYSDRPKLDYSADVMESFLVDFILAPNSPISSLGQDLVIVGGGHAATIAIRAAKKGLVKPTAIAAVAPTWSGPLPIVFGRDSKTESRYELLRETLRAPAVGWMVYNVLVSNKKSIQSQYKSHVYADSTNVTPAIIENRYELTKQKGARYVPAAFLTGLLDPVKTREEFLELFKGLEGKLPVLVVSTSGAPKRSKAEMQALKEAKGVSKFVEVPGALLPHEEYPSLVVRELYSFLQDVI, encoded by the exons ATGGTTTCCACAGCAATCTCTCAGTTACCTTCGTTCTCTGCTTCACCCTCTTTATACTTCAATCTCACCACCAAAATCCACCGTCCTGCCGCCACCTTTTTTTCACGATTTCATAATCTTTCTACTAAACCTTTCACTGTTGTCGCTTCAACTTCATTGGACTACCcaacagaaaaatcatccatctCTTCAAAG ACAAGCAACTGGCTATGGAAATATAAGGATAACTCTATCAAAATCCATTATGAAGAGCATGCAAATGATAGTAATGGACCAAGCAAGAATATCCTCATGATGCCCACTATTTCTGATGTTAGCACTGTGGAAGAATGGAGATTAGTTGCTAAAGATATCATTCAACAATCTGGAAATGCTAACTGGCGAGCTACCATTGTTGATTGGCCCGGTCTTGGTTATTCTGACCGTCCCAAGCTAGACTACAGTGCAGATGTTATGGAATCATTTCTTGTTGACTTTATCCTTGCGCCAAATAGTCCAATAAGCAGCCTGG GACAAGACTTGGTCATTGTTGGAGGCGGTCATGCTGCCACAATAGCCATCCGTGCCGCTAAAAAGGGTTTGGTCAAACCAACTGCCATTGCTGCTGTTGCTCCTACCTGGTCTGGCCCTCTTCCTATTGTATTCGGTCGTGATTCCAAGACAGAATCAAG ATATGAACTACTTAGAGAGACATTAAGGGCCCCGGCTGTAGGTTGGATGGTGTATAATGTGTTAGTCAGCAACAAAAAATCCATCCAATCTCAATATAAATCCCATGTGTACGCTGATTCCACAAATGTGACACCCGCCATCATAGAAAACAGATATGAACTAACAAAACAGAAAGGTGCCCGTTATGTCCCAGCTGCATTCTTGACAGGTCTACTTGACCCAGTGAAGACCCGTGAAGAGTTTCTTGAACTCTTTAAAGGGTTAGAGGGTAAATTGCCAGTTTTGGTAGTATCGACTTCTGGTGCACCAAAGAGGTCGAAAGCAGAAATGCAGGCTCTAAAAGAAGCTAAAGGTGTGAGCAAATTTGTTGAAGTGCCAGGAGCCCTTCTTCCTCACGAAGAGTACCCGAGTTTAGTTGTAAGAGAACTTTACAGTTTCTTGCAAGATGTAATATAA